A single genomic interval of Armigeres subalbatus isolate Guangzhou_Male chromosome 1, GZ_Asu_2, whole genome shotgun sequence harbors:
- the LOC134224971 gene encoding uncharacterized protein LOC134224971, producing MENKKSQRGPRTTKEQFNMMVSTMQKYPVVAMGVKHVDGNPYAREQCKSVWIDLAQRLNDIGPPNRSILVWQKVWNDLRLKVKKRHDPENVVRVNRASNLQSHELAVGKILGWNKNENHQGTSFVASPESSFDENQDNDTSTSDIIVKEESRCSLESQISEENITKPLGTGNPDCPDPLINPQESPGKIRKANNSPVVRDADQKTLLEQQNELLEVLVENSNQQVQYMRESLKLQKQKFEFKRKHLETMEKIKQDELKLRAQMLECRKLELELKRAANDDESD from the exons ATGGAGAACAAAAA ATCACAGAGAGGTCCGAGGACAACTAAAGAGCAATTCAATATGATGGTCAGCACGATGCAGAAGTATCCCGTTGTGGCAATGGGAGTCAAACATGTTGATGGTAATCCCTATGCACGCGAGCAGTGTAAAAgcgtttggattgatttggcgCAACGACTGAACGACATTGGACCACCTAATCGCAGTATCCTAGTGTGGCAAAAG gtgTGGAATGATCTCAGACTTAAAGTGAAAAAAAGACATGATCCTGAGAATGTAGTTCGAGTCAATCGTGCGAGCAATCTACAGAGTCATGAGTTAGCGGTTGGCAAAATCCTAGGgtggaataaaaatgaaaaccaTCAAG GTACATCCTTCGTCGCATCACCAGAATCGTCGTTCGATGAAAATCAAGATAACGATACTTCGACCTCCGATATCATTGTAAAAGAAGAATCACGTTGTTCTTTGGAATCACAAATATCAGAAGAAAACATAACAAAACCACTTGGTACAGGAAATCCCGATTGTCCCGACCCACTGATCAACCCGCAAGAAAGTCCCGGCAAGATTCGAAAAGCAAACAATTCTCCAGTTGTTCGTGATGCCGACCAGAAAACACTGCTCGAACAACAAAACGAATTGCTGGAAGTGTTAGTAGAAAACAGCAATCAGCAAGTCCAATATATGCGAGAATCGTTAAagttgcaaaaacaaaaatttgaattCAAACGAAAACACCTGGAAACGATGGAGAAAATTAAGCAGGACGAGCTAAAACTCCGCGCCCAAATGTTGGAATGCCGTAAACTGGAACTAGAATTAAAACGCGCGGCGAACGACGATGAGTCTGATTGA
- the LOC134224979 gene encoding small ribosomal subunit protein mS23-like, giving the protein MASSRLEKIGTIVTRTQGLLRSGAMKWDDRPLWYDVVQAFPPKEEPRFDRPPSNISVRPVFYAEDTVRAKFHKQQNRYLTNLSDARNKTASQHFIAIYNQLQQQGALDEEKVFETAQEMLDEKLGQLKLEKTADSTAQEQQPSTIAAKHVETKPAKTVQLQDIFKE; this is encoded by the exons ATGGCTAGTAGTCGTTTGGAAAAAATCGGAACCATTGTCACCAG AACCCAGGGACTGTTACGCTCCGGTGCCATGAAATGGGATGACCGACCCCTCTGGTACGACGTGGTGCAAGCATTTCCACCCAAAGAGGAACCCCGTTTCGATCGCCCTCCTTCGAATATTTCTGTTAGGCCGGTTTTCTACGCCGAGGATACCGTTCGTGC GAAGTTTCACAAGCAGCAGAACCGATACCTAACGAATCTTTCCGACGCGCGAAATAAGACCGCTTCGCAGCATTTTATTGCGATTTATAATCAGTTACAACAACAAGGAGCGCTAGATGAGGAGAAAGTATTCGAAACGGCCCAGGAAATGCTGGATGAAAAATTGGGACAGCTAAAACTAGAAAAAACTGCGGATTCGACAGCACAGGAGCAACAGCCATCAACTATTGCAGCCAAGCATGTTGAGACGAAACCAGCCAAAACTGTTCAATTGCAAGACATTTTCAAGGAATAA
- the LOC134224963 gene encoding uncharacterized protein LOC134224963 has product MPHEDIIHRVKNRHASVNTVYHCLYAYYFLGMNRAALAKTFGKSKSIVCSWIRKYERDGFFSRKLRKQVYRRFGVEQRQWLLDLYYKKPVIFIDEARSRFLNHFKTSISAASVIRILKSAGLTCKKNERRAIQIRKADILRYADELDAFKWELHQIVFIDEVSFDSRDMLRNYGYGVKGQKIIYRGEFNRRPRESYLCFLGQTGVLESYRTEGTFTRKKFFECIRKFAIQSGMAETYPGRHSIWVMDGARIHCDRNIILYLRSLGILPIFLPAYCPMFNPIEVIFGICKKYLKRHYTENSKKPLSVTITETFVKFRNYSCTKLFHKCGYVHGGHFDPNIGLDQSLNDFGFEIGK; this is encoded by the exons ATGCCTCACGAAGACATAATTCATCGCGTAAAAAATAGACATGCGAGCGTGAATACAGTGTACCATTGCTTGTACGCGTATTATTTCCTTGGAATGAATCGTGCAGCCTTAGCAAAGACGTTCGGAAAATCCAAGTCCATCGTATGCAGTTGGATACGCAAATATGAACGAGACGGGTTTTTTTCACGGAAGCTCCGAAAGCAGGTTTATCGGCGATTTGGTGTTGAACAGCGACAATGGCTATTGGATCTTTACTATAAGAAACCGGTGATTTTCATAGATGAAGCACGTAGTCGTTTCCTGAACCATTTTAAAACATCTATAAGTGCTGCTTCGGTTATCCGCATTTTGAAATCCGCTGGACTTACCTGTAAAAAAAATGAGCGGCGAGCGATTCAAATCCGAAAGGCTGATATACTCAG GTATGCCGATGAGCTGGATGCATTCAAGTGGGAATTACATCAAATTGTTTTCATTGATGAAGTTTCTTTCGATTCCCGAGACATGCTACGGAATTACGGATATGGGGTGAAaggccaaaaaatcatttatcgtGGTGAGTTTAACCGTCGCCCACGTGAATCTTATTTATGTTTCTTGGGACAAACCGGAGTGCTGGAGTCATACAGAACGGAAGGAACATTCACACGTAAGAAGTTTTTCGAGTGTATTCGGAAGTTTGCGATTCAGAGTGGAATGGCAGAGACGTATCCAGGACGACACTCCATCTGGGTAATGGACGGTGCACGAATACATTGTGATAGAAACATCATATTGTATTTGCGATCATTGGGAATACTACCGATATTTTTACCTGCATATTGCCCAATGTTTAACCCGATTGAGGTAATTTTTGGAATTTGTAAAAAATATCTTAAAAGACACTACACCGAAAACAGTAAGAAACCATTATCTGTGACAATAACGGAGACTTTCGTTAAATTTAGAAATTACTCTTGTACGAAACTCTTTCACAAATGTGGATATGTTCATGGAGGCCATTTTGATCCCAATATCGGCCTCGATCAGTCTCTCAATGATTTTGGATTCGAAATAGGCAAATAA
- the LOC134224960 gene encoding uncharacterized protein LOC134224960 yields MDQEDDNSDEWQAVEEEYLIDESLPGSDKDPFIIDDCQDDDKNGSAICENSTDLFCTQHDSTIDGSGQEESKVVEKSVKKKFFFLANYVLKKYPRQKTGVCINEKTNVPETVSGDSLSEVQECIWNYVKPHLCREIDVHEANGIKVSWSVKDQPDIRDIHKFVYLRDSKRKNIIKMDQLGEGKIMLNWREKVINVFAFAYSLSISSVAVWEEVNKCLLQPKDTDRAGAPSNIILEELVQELKSKNSHLKSHDSGWIQWANWIYASPAHMQVELMTQLPPTELRTMFWSLPVSEGSRAECIREGMIIAQNIVDNLTPSVQTLFEQSEKLTNFALEVKLLAQGLKDKLNMCNDMLKGMQSATTPQESILSKRLSEEVGDMMDFDHS; encoded by the coding sequence ATGGATCAAGAGGACGACAATTCTGATGAGTGGCAAGCCGTGGAAGAAGAGTACCTAATAGACGAATCGCTGCCAGGAAGTGATAAGGATCCCTTCATCATAGACGACTGTCAGGACGACGATAAAAACGGATCCGCGATATGTGAAAACAGTACGGACCTGTTTTGTACCCAGCACGATTCGACGATCGATGGTTCGGGCCAAGAGGAAAGCAAAGTTGTGGAAAAAtcagtgaaaaaaaagtttttctttcttGCGAATTATGTGCTGAAAAAGTATCCGCGGCAGAAAACTGGTGTATGTATCAACGAGAAAACGAATGTTCCTGAGACCGTTTCTGGAGATAGCCTCTCTGAAGTGCAAGAGTGCATCTGGAATTATGTTAAACCTCATCTGTGCCGGGAAATCGATGTACACGAAGCGAACGGAATTAAAGTGTCTTGGTCAGTAAAGGATCAACCAGACATTCGTGACATCCATAAATTTGTTTACCTGAGAGATTCAAAGCggaaaaatattattaaaatggacCAGTTGGGAGAAGGAAAAATCATGCTAAATTGGAGAGAAAAGGTTATAAACGTATTCGCATTTGCATATTCACTATCCATCAGTTCCGTGGCGGTCTGGGAAGAAGTAAACAAGTGTCTACTACAACCTAAGGATACGGACAGAGCTGGAGCACCAAGCAATATTATCCTTGAAGAACTGGTTCAGGAGTTGAAGTCTAAAAACTCCCATTTGAAAAGCCACGACTCTGGATGGATTCAGTGGGCCAATTGGATTTATGCATCACCAGCACACATGCAGGTAGAATTGATGACGCAGCTACCACCCACAGAATTAAGGACTATGTTCTGGTCTCTTCCTGTGTCCGAAGGAAGCCGAGCAGAATGCATTCGTGAAGGTATGATTATTGCACAGAATATTGTGGATAACCTAACTCCAAGTGTTCAAACTTTGTTCGAGCAGTCAGAAAAGCTGACTAACTTTGCTCTAGAAGTAAAACTATTGGCTCAAGGTTTGAAAGACAAATTGAACATGTGCAATGATATGTTGAAAGGTATGCAAAGCGCCACGACGCCACAAGAGTCGATTTTAAGCAAACGGTTGAGCGAAGAGGTTGGAGATATGATGGATTTTGATCATAGTTAA
- the LOC134206124 gene encoding uncharacterized protein LOC134206124 — MEKLNEEMYRKNHRKTNNAEVAAVSYSHKTETGSQVKGYGSSYHSRPFIRKWDLSQQKGQHFRQSVKYENRNPCTRCTSTRHLTSECHAIDKICRKCHRKGHLERACGIIPASTHNTMKRKNDDQQQGPPPKVRQIAAVSQTDLHVDEPVEANHAINISKKDCNCVIVGYIANCAISFLIDSGAEVNTIDSNTFNLLKNATCHPDLFTV; from the exons ATGGAGAAGTTAAACGAAGAAATGTACAGGAAAAACCACAGGAAAACAAACAACGCAGAAGTAGCGGCAGTATCGTATTCTCATAAAACTGAAACCGGCTCTCAAGTGAAAGGATATGGAAGTAGCTATCACag TCGACCGTTTATTCGGAAATGGGATTTGTCGCAACAAAAAGGGCAACATTTCCGTCAAAGTGTTAAATACGAAAACCGAAATCCTTGCACAAGATGTACAAGTACTCGTCATTTGACTTCAGAATGTCATGCCATTGACAAAATTTGCAGAAAATGCCATCGCAAAGGTCATTTGGAGCGTGCATGTGGCATTATACCAGCATCGACACACAACACAATGAAAAGGAAAAATGATGACCAACAGCAGGGGCCTCCACCCAAAGTTCGTCAAATTGCAGCGGTCTCCCAAACAGACTTGCATGTCGATGAACCAGTT GAAGCAAATCATGCAatcaatatttccaaaaaagaTTGTAATTGTGTCATTGTTGGTTATATCGCCAATTGTGCTATATCATTTTTGATCGATTCGGGGGCAGAAGTTAATACAATTGATTCAAATACGTTCAATCTCTTAAAAAATGCAACGTGTCATCCAGATCTCTTTACTGTATAA
- the LOC134224984 gene encoding heterogeneous nuclear ribonucleoprotein H3 isoform X1 yields the protein MQSGNMSYNNDGNGNGGGDSGFFIRLRGLPWNITESDIRDFLNGVAIDQVHICINQMTKRQTGEAYLRMPTLDDQIKALDQNKATLGHRYIEVFTASDDQFDNAVNKEDNAEDGGPVLRLRGLPWSCTKDDVKRFFNGLTIKNGYNGIVLLLDQLGRASGEAIVEFGTDAEADQAMSKQKEKIGNRYIELFRSSTREMKWAEKRLRRNSPYGGSDDNNRNRYPPGQGYGRNDEYDDSPSGGGNSSWGGNRDGNGYGGGNSYSSGGGNNYSSGGGNMSSGGGGSMYSGGLANNTGNIDILSLLQDQLKRGGSTNYGSGRGTGNSYSSGGSGFGSNNYSSSTGNSGSGSYGNFRSNSGSGSQLGGNNYSSFGNNSGGSGGGNFSSNDFFSSGEQDLFCVHLRGMPFSCDEQDIYDFFMPLRPVKCNVSFDSRGRPSGEGDAYFDTMEEAMKAMKKHKEKMGSRYIELFAGSRRPQNKFMD from the exons ATG CAATCAGGAAATATGTCTTACAACAATGACGGAAACGGAAACGGGGGTGGGGACTCCGGTTTCTTTATCCGTTTGCGTGGACTTCCGTGGAACATCACGGAGAGCGATATTCGCGATTTCCTGAATGGAGTGGCTATCGATCAGGTGCACATTTGCATCAACCAGATGACCAAGCGTCAAACTGGTGAAGCTTACCTGCGCATGCCGACTTTGGACGATCAGATTAAGGCCCTTGATCAAAACAAGGCCACTCTGGGCCATCGATATATCGAGGTGTTTACGGCATCGGACGATCAGTTCGATAATGCCGTGAACAAAGAGGATAATGCCGAAGATGGTGGACCGGTATTGAGGCTGCGTGGTTTGCCCTGGTCATGCACCAAGGACGACGTCAAGAGATTCTTCAACG GGTTGACGATAAAGAATGGCTATAATGGGATAGTTTTGCTACTGGATCAGCTGGGACGGGCATCTGGGGAGGCGATTGTAGAATTTGGAACTGATGCCGAAGCCGATCAGGCCATGAGCAAACAGAAAGAGAAGATTGGGAACAG ATACATTGAGCTGTTCCGTAGCAGTACTCGCGAAATGAAGTGGGCTGAAAAACGTTTGCGTCGCAATTCTCCATATGGCGGCAGCGATGACAACAACCGTAACCGGTACCCACCAGGCCAGGGATATGGTCGCAATG ATGAGTACGATGATTCCCCATCAGGAGGCGGCAACAGCTCTTGGGGAGGCAATCGGGACGGCAACGGATACGGTGGCGGCAACAGCTACAGCTCCGGCGGTGGTAACAACTACAGCAGTGGCGGTGGAAACATGAGCAGTGGCGGCGGCGGCAGCATGTACTCCGGTGGGTTGGCCAACAATACGGGCAACATTGACATCTTGAGCTTGTTGCAGGATCAGTTGA aacgtggaggtagcaccaactACGGCTCTGGTCGTGGCACCGGAAACAGCTACAGCAGTGGTGGCAGTGGCTTTGGAAGCAACAATTATAGCAGCAGCACTGGCAATAGCGGCTCAGGAAGTTACGGAAACTTCCGTTCAAACAGCGGTAGTGGAAGTCAGCTCGGTGGCAACAACTACAGCAGCTTTGGCAACAACAGCGGCGGCAGTGGCGGTGGTAACTTCTCCAGCAATGACTTCTTCAGTAGTGGCGAACAGGATCTATTCTGTGTGCACTTGCGGGGAATGCCGTTCAGCTGCGATGAACAGGACATCTACGACTTCTTCATGCCGCTGAGACCGGTCAAGTGCAATGTGTCGTTTGACTCCAGAGGTCGCCCATCTGGAGAGGGTGACGCCTACTTTGACACCATGGAGGAAGCCATGAAGGCCATGAAGAAGCACAAGGAGAAAATGGGCTCCCGTTACATAGAACTGTTCGCCGGCTCCAGGAGACCACAAAACAAGTTCATGGATTAA
- the LOC134224984 gene encoding heterogeneous nuclear ribonucleoprotein F isoform X2 — MQSGNMSYNNDGNGNGGGDSGFFIRLRGLPWNITESDIRDFLNGVAIDQVHICINQMTKRQTGEAYLRMPTLDDQIKALDQNKATLGHRYIEVFTASDDQFDNAVNKEDNAEDGGPVLRLRGLPWSCTKDDVKRFFNGLTIKNGYNGIVLLLDQLGRASGEAIVEFGTDAEADQAMSKQKEKIGNRYIELFRSSTREMKWAEKRLRRNSPYGGSDDNNRNRYPPGQGYGRNDEYDDSPSGGGNSSWGGNRDGNGYGGGNSYSSGGGNNYSSGGGNMSSGGGGSMYSERGGSTNYGSGRGTGNSYSSGGSGFGSNNYSSSTGNSGSGSYGNFRSNSGSGSQLGGNNYSSFGNNSGGSGGGNFSSNDFFSSGEQDLFCVHLRGMPFSCDEQDIYDFFMPLRPVKCNVSFDSRGRPSGEGDAYFDTMEEAMKAMKKHKEKMGSRYIELFAGSRRPQNKFMD; from the exons ATG CAATCAGGAAATATGTCTTACAACAATGACGGAAACGGAAACGGGGGTGGGGACTCCGGTTTCTTTATCCGTTTGCGTGGACTTCCGTGGAACATCACGGAGAGCGATATTCGCGATTTCCTGAATGGAGTGGCTATCGATCAGGTGCACATTTGCATCAACCAGATGACCAAGCGTCAAACTGGTGAAGCTTACCTGCGCATGCCGACTTTGGACGATCAGATTAAGGCCCTTGATCAAAACAAGGCCACTCTGGGCCATCGATATATCGAGGTGTTTACGGCATCGGACGATCAGTTCGATAATGCCGTGAACAAAGAGGATAATGCCGAAGATGGTGGACCGGTATTGAGGCTGCGTGGTTTGCCCTGGTCATGCACCAAGGACGACGTCAAGAGATTCTTCAACG GGTTGACGATAAAGAATGGCTATAATGGGATAGTTTTGCTACTGGATCAGCTGGGACGGGCATCTGGGGAGGCGATTGTAGAATTTGGAACTGATGCCGAAGCCGATCAGGCCATGAGCAAACAGAAAGAGAAGATTGGGAACAG ATACATTGAGCTGTTCCGTAGCAGTACTCGCGAAATGAAGTGGGCTGAAAAACGTTTGCGTCGCAATTCTCCATATGGCGGCAGCGATGACAACAACCGTAACCGGTACCCACCAGGCCAGGGATATGGTCGCAATG ATGAGTACGATGATTCCCCATCAGGAGGCGGCAACAGCTCTTGGGGAGGCAATCGGGACGGCAACGGATACGGTGGCGGCAACAGCTACAGCTCCGGCGGTGGTAACAACTACAGCAGTGGCGGTGGAAACATGAGCAGTGGCGGCGGCGGCAGCATGTACTCCG aacgtggaggtagcaccaactACGGCTCTGGTCGTGGCACCGGAAACAGCTACAGCAGTGGTGGCAGTGGCTTTGGAAGCAACAATTATAGCAGCAGCACTGGCAATAGCGGCTCAGGAAGTTACGGAAACTTCCGTTCAAACAGCGGTAGTGGAAGTCAGCTCGGTGGCAACAACTACAGCAGCTTTGGCAACAACAGCGGCGGCAGTGGCGGTGGTAACTTCTCCAGCAATGACTTCTTCAGTAGTGGCGAACAGGATCTATTCTGTGTGCACTTGCGGGGAATGCCGTTCAGCTGCGATGAACAGGACATCTACGACTTCTTCATGCCGCTGAGACCGGTCAAGTGCAATGTGTCGTTTGACTCCAGAGGTCGCCCATCTGGAGAGGGTGACGCCTACTTTGACACCATGGAGGAAGCCATGAAGGCCATGAAGAAGCACAAGGAGAAAATGGGCTCCCGTTACATAGAACTGTTCGCCGGCTCCAGGAGACCACAAAACAAGTTCATGGATTAA